CAATATGGAGGCGGAAGGCCAGGTCTTCACCCTTCAGCTCCATAAACCAACCACACTTAATGCTCTTGTATTTGAAACTCTCCTTATGTATGAGGTTGTAGTCCTGCACAGCAAACTTTGCAATATTTTGCACGCAGACCTCTGAGACATCAGGAATTTGTATCCACTTGCTTGGACAAATGAGGCATCCGTCAATCTTCAATTGACTGATTGGGTCATTTGAAGCAATATGAGCAACCACTGCCATTGTAATATTCAATATTATGTGAAGAAAACTTAATGATGACCTTTCTTCATTTCGTAGTATGGTATTTATAGGAGCGTACCAAtgtgaaaataataacaaaattttcgTATCACATCATTCTACTTTATTTGTGAGAATATGATCTGTCTATTACACGTTATAAagttagaaaaaaagaaaaattcttagATAAGGTTCACCCACTTTGAATCTTTCGTTTTATAGAATGTTTGATACCAAAACTTTGAATCTTTCGTTTTAGAATCTACTTATCTAAATTGGGTGCATGGGAATATGTTTTATATGCATGTATATACGGATGATATTCTTATAAGTATGCAATAAAAGCTATATCAAAATTTACGTTcatctaattttataattattaatatatttagtgTTGTA
This Cucurbita pepo subsp. pepo cultivar mu-cu-16 unplaced genomic scaffold, ASM280686v2 Cp4.1_scaffold004319, whole genome shotgun sequence DNA region includes the following protein-coding sequences:
- the LOC111787034 gene encoding uncharacterized protein LOC111787034 (The sequence of the model RefSeq protein was modified relative to this genomic sequence to represent the inferred CDS: added 138 bases not found in genome assembly): MAVVAHIASNDPISQLKIDGCLICPSKWIQIPDVSEVCVQNIAKFAVQDYNLIHKESFKYKSIKCGWFMELKGEDLAFHLHIEVKDCLGRIFELDVVVSEKKACGEKVRKLESAKLIKKN